The genomic segment tCCTGAAGTTTACGAGACTCGAACttgtaatttgtaaaatttaaacttaagaCCTGACTAATTAAACTATTTACCTCTCACAATTGCTCCAATCAGATTTTGTTTAATGAAGTGAAATCTCTCGCTAATCCGAGTCTTAAACAGATtggattttataaaagaaaagtttttttttttcttgctttcctAAGCTAGATCTTCGGTATTAGACCCGTCCTAGTTCAATACATCAACTTTGTGACCTCTCCATTTAAGACTTGATTAGAATGGGATTAGTAAAATTTCCTTGAAATTCCTTGtattaaacattttattttaaaaagcttGGTTTGATATTAGTCAACCAacccacatgattttttatttaaacattgtaccgaatcaaaattcaatttctaatttttcttctgaatcgaagaaaaatcttatatatattgaatatgtagatttaaaaaatgaagaagttgAAATTTCAATAGTGAATCAATTCAATTCACACACATCCATCTCGGCCAAAATTGTATCTTTGAATGTGTACTCAGGTGACTTGATTGGATTATTGAATTGAGAATCACTAGAGCCTTTCGAGGCCAGTGCACGCAGCAGCCATTAGGAATGTTTTGCACCATAAACCAACGCATCAAAAAGATTTTCATATACAAACTTTCATTTCTCGAAGATAAGATAATGATGgacaagataaataattttttaattaaatccagcATGATTCAAATCCTGAAATAAAAATTGAGCGAGTTAacccatgttaattaaaaatattatcgttttaattttttaagagtaaaAATACCATTATTTGAAGAGGTATTAGaataaagttttgatttggCTGTAGATTCATCTGCCGAATCAATCGaatcaaacaaatttaatttttggtcGAAGATTGATTTGATAATCAACCGAGTCGAACCATGTAAActctaaatttgaattttctaaagATTCAGTTCCGTATCAGCATGCCTGCCGAGTCATGCTGTATTTAATAAACATACCTTTCGAAGTGGTAGTCGTGATTCTTGATCATGCCCTCGGCCACCGCCATTCAGGCAAccttctttttcatattttatgtcCATTTTCTGAAAGTCAGAACGATTACAAGCAAGCCATGTCAATTCTCCAATGGAGGCTAAGGATCCATTCACACACAGCGTTGACATCTTTTGCTGAGAGCTTGTGAGGCATGTCTGTCACTAGAAAGAAGCCACGCCTCCCTTTTTCCCTTTAAGAAATGCATGAAAAGGACTCTTAGGAGCATGAGGAAATCCTGACTCGCCgtgtttttatttctcaattatgTACAACAGAAACTACGTTGCTCGCTCGAATACAAGTGTTAAAACTCCACTATGAAGGAGCACTACAGCGTCAGACTAGCAGGGCCACAAACTCAAATCTAATTACATGATGTACAcatgtaaattataaaatatttttttgtttaaaaatatattaaaatatattttttgacatcACCGTATTAAATTCatcttaaaacactaaaaaatatattaatttaatactttttcctactaaatacacttttaaaatgcagaaatacaaaaaaaaaaaattgactcgggcgacccggtcaaaacccgatGAAGCAAATACTAGCTTTATCTTACCGATAAGAAGCATTTgcgtttttttattattaacgtggatatccaggtcagcttgcgtgcacctcgactaatctcacgggccttgaagttaacgaccatgtaaacctttaGTGGCCCTGAGATTTGTGAAACTCGAACTGATAATATCTAAAGAGCAAACCCAGAACCTAaccagttaaattatattttttagaattatttttgcgtccttttcttttattattgtgtATGTTAGTATTTATGAGAGGCACCTAAAgcattaaaacatatttaattgtaGGGATCTAAAAATGAATgtggatatatattttttaaaatgatttttttatttaaaaaaaaacaaggaacatGTTACATTTATTCCAGCTATCTTCATGTTTTCTATTCTAAAATAAGTAATCAAAtactatatttaaaaacttaaattgatgCCCGACTTCTTGACCTTTCACTGTGCTCGAGTTCAAATTATAAATACCCCTGAATGCCAGATTATTTTAACTGACATCCTTAAATTATAAagtaatgttttcaaattaattaatatttaattaatgttaaaagacaaaaaaaatctcattaattACTTaagtaattacaaaaaaaaccctgaagGAAAAGATTAGAAAACCCATCaacccaagatttttttttatcccaaatcATACTTATCAGTTTACTATGCATGACTAAAAAgataattctattattttttgccagctttgtaattttgattCCAAAGTCAATTAGCGTgctttaaaaatgaaaaatataattatattagtagacaattttttaatgattaatataccatataaaataatcaaaatatcctTTATACAAAAGTAATTGGTTTTTTCAAAGAGAGGACAAAAACTTCATTTCACTATTGCactgtgtgtctatatatattatttgagttttcttacacttttttaaaggataaaattagtcTTTTTCGAGGTTCGTGGCTGTCTCTTCTAATAAATACACTTCATAGGGATCAAACTTATATTCTTATCTTTGCAAGGGTATAACATGCCTTAACAGCtagaacaatattttattaaacagtGAATAGTATAttgagttttaatatttttgtcttcagctttatttatttatttattatgtaatGCATCCATTAAAAATCTATTCCAACAAACACTTTCTTtgatctatattaaaaaaatgagaattacAAAATGGaaggatgaataaaaaaagataaataataaccGATCCAATTTTCtctattaaaaagatatatagaaAGAATGAAGTCTATTTCTTTAAATTAGAgagattataatataataagaatataaagaatttttcctttctttcattgtCTTATTATTACCCGGAAACCCTTAAATCTAACCATTTGGATCATCATTTTCTTCGTcaattttgctaaaaaaaactcaatcaaaacgaaaaaatgatcataaatataaacatacaaccTCAATCTTCAATGTTCATAGCATTATTAATCTATCAAAACTCATTAAAACCTTGCCATGTATTTTATAAACAAGAAAAGCCAACCCTAAAACGTGATAAATGAGATAGAAAAAGCCAGACGCGGTTGCTAGAAGTATGACCACTGACCACAGACCATATCTCCCCCATATATAAGAAGACACTCTCCACGCATTCAAACCCTCACACATTACAACATAGCAAGAGAGAAGACAACTGTTGAACAGAGACAAGACACCAATTTTCTATCTCTGTTTCTGTTTATAGGATAGAAGAATTTTATCCACTTGTTGCCATTTATCTCGCAACATTTGCTATTCATCAACCTGTCCAAAAAAAGGGCAAAATGGAAGTGACATTTTGTAACTAATGGTATTATTACAACAACACAGTTTGTGTGGTACcaggtagaaaaaaaaaggagagtaaATGTTGGGCCTACAGTAATCTAAATAACATCTCTATCAGCAGCTTATCTTTGAATCCTTATCCCTTTCAAACAACAAGAAGAGAGTTTTTAATTTGTCGTTTCAATTCTCTGACAGTTCCTCTACAAAACCCATATCttcttttgtcttcttttttttctttagggtTGTGGAGGttgttttgcattgttttttgaGCGGAggggtttgtgttttttttttttttgaaaaccctTGAATAATCCTGTGCTTTAAATGTTTATTCTTTTGGATTAAATCGAgggtttttcttgtttgttcttGATTTTCAAGGGATTAATTTATCTGggttgtttttggttttattggTTAAAGATGGCTTTAGGGTCAGTTTTATTGGAGATTCTGCATAGACCTACAACTGGTCAAGTGTTGagtgatctttttatttttgcgaTTCCTTTGTGGGTTGCTGTTGCTATTGGGGTGCTTGTTGGGTGGCTATGGAAGCCTAAATGGGCTAGCAATTTGAGTAGAGAAATGTTGTTGGATGCTAAACAAGGAGGGGAATTTTCAGCAACATCATTGAGTACCATGATTCCTAGTTTGAATATTTTGAAGTTTCAGTTGCCAAGTTGTGTTTTTCGAGCTGCTGATGATGGCGGGATTCAAACGGACTCTTTCTCTGGGCGACGTACCCTCAATTCTAAATGCAGGTTAGTTGGCTGCTGTTTCAAATTTAATGTCTTTATGCAAGATGCTCTTAGCTATGGATTATGATTAGAATTTGTGGGATTTgattgaattggaaaaaaaaactaaaatggttGAATTTAATCGGGCAGTTCAtcaaaaatggaaaaggaaaaaccaAATCTAGTGGTGGAAGATGATTTGGAGCATTTGTGCAAGCTTGTTGAAGTGAAAGATGGAGGTCCTGCTTGGATTCAAATGATGGATCGTTCTACACCGACTATGAACTATCAAGCTTGGCGTAGAGATCCTGAGGTAGGTTTCCTCTTCTCAAattggtgttgatttgtgtaATATGTGTAATTGAACTTGTTAATGCAGTCTTGGAAATGAAGTTGTAGTTACCGATGCCAGTTCTTGCTTTATAATGCTGCTCTTTGGTAGACATGTGCAACCCTTGTGATTGAAATGGATTATGTTTTAATGGATTTTCTAGACTGGCCCTCCACAATATCGTACCAGAACTGTTTTTGAGGATGCAACTCCTGAAATGGTGAGGGACTTCTTTTGGGATGATGAATTTCGAGCCAAGTGGGATGACATGCTTGTGCATGCTGAAACTTTGGAGGAGTGCCCTACCAGAGGAACCATGGTGGTCCAGTGGGTGCGCAAGGTGGGAAGAGTGTCCCCTTCGTCACTTGTTTCTATGAAATGTTTTGTTTGTGGTGGTTTTTTTactgaatttattgttttttttttgggttcagTTTCCCTTCTTTTGTAGTGACAGAGAATACATCATAGGCCGTCGAATTTGGGAGTCTGGTCGATTGTACTATTGTGTTACAAAGGTATGAGAAAGATTGGACGAATGAGTTGTATattctatttttccttttattgtaCTTGTAGAGAGACAACTTGATTATATACATCTGCTGAGCAATGTATATCATGAAACAAGGGGATAATGAGTTCCATTTAGGGGAGATCTTATGATGTTGAATTATCAGTCTTATGTAGAATTACTCAGATGTCATATGAATATCAAACTTGATTACCTAGTCTTAGAAGTATGATATTCACGCTactcttggttttgaattttaaaagacatGCCTGGAGCAGCAATAGTTGGTTATTAAGCGAAGGGCAAGTTTCTAGTTCTTACCGTGTGAGTTAATTGCTGAAGGCACCAGTGAACCTCATCCCACTGTAATGGAAGACAAACCTGGTTGTGTCTGCTCAAGTCGTGAGCACAAATTAACTGTCCTCTTGTTGCTAGTCTTACTTTCTGTGTGGGGTATTCATGTTTCCATTGGGATGAAAGTGTAATTAGTATTTGATCATATTAGACAGTTACCTCTCCTAGAAACTTATTAGCATGTCTCTTATGTTCTAGGGAGTTCCTTGCTCCTCTGTGCCAAGGCGTAACAAACCAAGGCGTGTTGATCTGTACTATTCAAGCTGGTGCATTCGTGCAGGTAACTTATACTCTCATTTTTCTAAGTTATACACATTTTGTACATTTCTCTTTATAAGAGTTGCCTAGCATGTTCCTTGTGTGATTGAGATGTCTATCTGTTGGAATGAACTAGTTGAATCAAAGAGAGGGGATGGTGAGCTGACTGCCTGTGAGGTGATGCTGTTCCACCATGAGGACATGGGTATTCCTTGGGAAATTGCCAAGCTTGGAGTTCGGCAAGGTATGTGGGGAGCTGTAAAGAAGTTGGAGCCTGGTTTACGTGCATATCAGAAACATAGAGCATCTGCCGCACCACTTTCACGAAGTGCTTTCATGGCTCAGATCAACACCAAAGTGAGTGCAGACTACCTGAGATCTTTGGAGACCAGCATTAGTGATTCATCAGAGATTGAAATTCGAGAAACATCTGAGAAACCTGCTGGGCATAATGTGCCTAAGTTTTTAGTCATTGGTGGGGCTGTCGCTCTTGCTTGTACTCTTGAGCGGGGACTCTTAACTAAGGCTCTTATATTTGGAGTGGCTAGAAAGTTTGCAATTAGAAGGAGGTCATGATaccggatttttttttcttccttcattcTGAAGGCACTGGACGAAGTTGACTGCTCATGCAGTGAAGTGAGAAATAGTCCATTGTTGATCTCCATGCCCCTTTTAGAAGGAATAGaggcttccattttttttttccgcaGTTGAGCTAAGCGCAGCTTCGAGGACAGAAAAGGCGAAAAGTTCTTGTAATTGTTGTATTCACAAATTTTAGCAAATTGATGTCATTAAATGATACAAGCTGCAGAAATAACAGGAGTTCAAGGTTCTTTTCTTGTTCATTTAAAATgcctgaattaatttttttttttgtcttttgcttGATAATTTAGGGCACAAAAGACCCCACTTGGGAAATTGAGAGAGAAATTTGAGCTGAGCTGATAATCCATTCAAGTAGCCACCTTCTGCTAATAGAACTTGGTTAAAGCAGAAGTTTTGCTAATAACCAGGCCAAAGACGACCTCCTGCATGTCTACTCGTTAACTTTCCAGAGATTATTATAGTTGTTATTGCATGATGGAAGCTGGAGAAGTCTTTCTTCTTGACGGATTGGGATATTTCTCCCCTTCTCCCAGAATTCAACAAATATGGAGGTTCTTGGCAAGTCTTACGAGTGAAACAGTCAAAGGCAGAACAGAAGGCAATTTTCTGAAAAACACTAGACAACAAAAACCTGCCTCAGCTGCCTAGACATTTTTAGTGCTTGACCAAAATGAGTTCTCACCCATCCGTCTCATTTTTGAAGAAACAGACATTTTAAACAATACCCTTTCGTTTAAAGACAACAGAGTGAATGGCTTTCCTACTTGTTCGAGATTCTCTCATCAGAATTGATTTAAGCCTTTGGAGAGAAAAGGGTGGTTGTGGATGCATATTATATAGCATATAGACCATTTATAGTCAGATCACCTTTTGATAGTTCAAAGGATTCTTGGGTGAAAAGTAACAGGCAAGAGTTCTGtcatgttaaagtaattcagatcaaacataaaaagaagTTAGAATTCTCAATGatatgtttattatgagtgtTTAAGTTAACTTAAATacaaatgaattatatatagattaaactgaaaatactattctacctttaatcaataaaactagataaatattacttaacatctcccctcaaactcacgatgcggcatctacaagcatcgagagtttgccaactagaaaacaaaaacgagataTGAAATGCGTCTTgataaagaaatctgcaatctgcaaggaagaatgaacaaaaggcaaagtaatggtgccatgcttgagatgatgacgagtaagatgacaatcgatctcaatgtgcttagttcgctcataaaaaccgagttgtgagcaatctgaatagaactctggttgtcacaattcataggagtaggatgagaaaagaaaactctcatatCAGTAAGTAaacaacgtaaccaaacaatctttttggtagtagatgccatgacagaagctgaaggaaagtcgaaataccaaattttgcagaagcggaagacaaaatatcactccaaaattttttatttttcttgcagaaacttaattcaaataccaaattgcagaagctgaagagaagacgaaataccaaaacaattacagagacagaacagaaataccaaattgcagaagctgataccaaattgcaaaaactgaagagaagacgaaataccaaaacaattgcagagacagaacagaaataccaaattgcaaaaactgataccaaattgcagaaactgaagagaagacgaaataccaaaacaattgcagagacagaacagaaataccaaattgtagaagctgataccaaattgcagaagctgaaggacAGTCCAAATACtagattttgcagaagcggaagataaaatatcactccaatttttattttattttttttgcagaaacttaactcaaataccaaattgcagaaactgaagagaagacgaaataccaaaacaattgcagagatagaacaaaaataccaaattgcagaagctgatactaaattgcagaaactgaagagaagacgaaataccaaaacaattgcagatgcataacagaaataccaaattacagaagctgaagagaagacgaaataccaaaacaattgcaaaggcagaacagaaataccaaattgcagaagctgaagaatctaaaataaagtttcagatattaatttttcagctgcaagcacaaaacttgatcttcatcctccatcttttaataggtcaaacaacctatgtctgatgttttgaaaaatgaatctgaAGTTAAGCTTCAAAGAAATGCATTGAGCATGCTGAAACATCCTACAGGGAATGAAGTGGATGATGATAACGATTTTGATACGAGCAGTGGTTCtgacattggtgaacatgatttctATAAGAGCAGCGAgttccataaaattaataagCCAAGGGTTCGATCAACTaggctttgataccatgttaaaataattcagatcaaacataaaaggaggctagaattctcaatgatatgtttattatgagtgcttaagttaacctaaatacaaagaaattatatataggttaaactgaaaatactattctactcTTAAtcaataaaactagataaatattacttaactaAAAAATGCTTGACCAAAATGAGTTCTCACCCATCCGTCTCATTTTTGAAGAAACAGACATTTTAAACAATACCCTTTCGTTTAAAGACAACAGAGTGAATGGCTTTCCTACTTGTTCGAGATTCTCTCATCAGAATTGATTTAAGCCTTGGAGAGAGAAGGGTGGTTGTGGATGCATATTATATAGCATATAGGCCATTTATAGTCAGATCACCTTTTGATAGTTCAAAGGATTCCGGGGTGAAAAGTAACAGGCAAGAGTTCTGTCATTCTATGGTATGATTCCTCATCAAAGAACCTGTCATGTCTGAACTAGAATTTGGGATGTCAAGCATTCAAAAGCGTCTTCTTCACTGCCATGTTGTTCTTCTTGCCCCATATGATACGATCATTTTCCACTCAGTAGGTGGAGAACTGAACCTTTTGAATTAATGGTAAACAAATATATTCACATTGGGTCAACAATGCTACAATAACTCTGTTTTGATTAGTTGAGGCAAGATTTGCTCACGCATTTCCTTCCATTCCACCAGTTTGACATTTTCCTTTTGTCccgtaaaaaagaaaaaaagttgccATTTCCCAGTTCCTCACGATGCAAACTTTGTACTAAGCATACTTTCCACACGGTGATGGATACCAAATCCAGTTGTGAGAGCCAGCAGAAGTCCTCAAATCCAGCCGTATTTGATGATTATTTTAAGCATGTTTATCGACACCCGCAACCACTGGGGCAAGATTGCCTTTTCCCGCGCCTTGGTCTCACTTCCATGCAAGGACCTCATTCTTTACTTTTCAAACTTGACCATGGAGGGCACGTGCAAGAGAATTGCATCTAGGTAGGATTAACTTTGCAAGCACgaaattgtatttatataatagttattaaactcagctTTGCTGTACACGTTGATCCAAAAAACTTGAGATTTAGAATCTGATTTGAGATAAAGACATTAATGGTTAATTTAATGATTAACTCTTGACTTGGTTGAGATGACCAAATTCAACcaagtaaaattttttcaaaaagaataaaaagatattattttatagaaaatcatTGACCCAACAATTCATGGATTGACAATGCCTACATCTTCTTTCCAAGTTAGAACTCTGACACAACTATAAttcaaataatgttttaattttacccagagattttttgaaaaacactttcttagAATTTGAACCTCTGGTTTTATGGGATCCATTAATACTTGATGCATGTAAAAAGTAATTTCGAGAAGAGTATTCAGCAAGATTAGTGTTATTTATTACTGTTGTAGTTGAGTTGGATTGGCATTAAAACCCATCTTTATTTCAGATTGAAAACATTGTTCAGAACTCGGAACATGAGATTGTCAAAACAGAAGATCGAGAAGGAGCGGGGCACAATTCTGTAATTCTCAGGCAACAGCTGGGATGAGCGGTTCCTTGGGTAGAAAGCATCCAAAAGCAGCCAAGAGGTGAAGCTAGGCATGGGCTCATTCCTTAATTTTGGATCCCCACATGGAGTCCCTTCCATGGGGGCCAATTCGAAAGCCCATAGGATCTAGAAAAAGCTACTTATAGATTGAAGTGGCCCTCCATTGGCAAATTCCACTAATTGCATTTACAAGCAACAAGGAAAAGGCAAAATTTACTCAATGGAGTGATGGAAGAGGCACGCATGAGGAAGAATTTGCGTACAAAACAAGTTTATTGGACTAAAACAGTTTTAATTGAATGGAGCATTgaatcctcctcctcttctctacTTTGTATATAGTTGTTGCGCTTAATCAAGATAGAGAGATTTATGAGGTCTCATGGACATAATCCATGTAGTGAACTCTCCTGTGAAGGAGGAAACAAATTGTGTCGGTGGTGAAGGCAAAGCTAGAGCTAGCGTTGTTTAAAAGCTAatgcaaaaaacaattatatggGCTAACTATTCACCAGACATCTAAAGATTAGAGGCTAACCATGATGGTCTTGATTCATGTTTATAGCATCATAACTAACATGGAAGACATGCCAATTTGGCATTTTTTTTATGCCATGGAGGAATGGCTCATTGGGGTATAGATGTAAGAATAAAGTATGCAGACTGAAATTTGTCCTCAGTGATTATCTGTGTAAGATAATTGCTAGCAAATTATAGCCTTTGTTGTTTGAAGTTGATGGCCAGAATCGAACCTTAAGCCTAGGATTAAGTTGTTAATCTGAATTTAGAATAACCATCCTGCTACTTGAACTTCACAGACGGGCAGATTAGAGCAGCAGCTATATACAGAGGGCAGGAGATCTTGGCTCTGATAAGAGGAACAAGATTGCCGTGATTTGCGAGCATCCAAACAATCATAGATCACAGTATGCTTAGAGAAGTTAATCCAGGAttcatcaattaagaaaaaatcaaaattatttcagGAAATTGAGATAAGATCATCAAGAAGAACAAAGAGTATATTagtcatgaaaaaaatagactGGAAATAGATTTTCTCATTACCATCACAGCCTCAGATAGATCAATCAAAGAATAATTCCTATCCTTTTCTTCTCTGTAAATTTCCTACAAATGATCTCAATAGTTAACAATGGTCTCAAAACAGTTGAGCCCATCGAGCTCTAGCGCAAACCTTGtcatcttcttctcttgtttCCTAGTTAATGATCTCGAGGAGCTTCCTTGTTGATTCCTGATCAGCTTATCTTCAGCCACC from the Populus nigra chromosome 9, ddPopNigr1.1, whole genome shotgun sequence genome contains:
- the LOC133702649 gene encoding uncharacterized protein LOC133702649, translating into MALGSVLLEILHRPTTGQVLSDLFIFAIPLWVAVAIGVLVGWLWKPKWASNLSREMLLDAKQGGEFSATSLSTMIPSLNILKFQLPSCVFRAADDGGIQTDSFSGRRTLNSKCSSSKMEKEKPNLVVEDDLEHLCKLVEVKDGGPAWIQMMDRSTPTMNYQAWRRDPETGPPQYRTRTVFEDATPEMVRDFFWDDEFRAKWDDMLVHAETLEECPTRGTMVVQWVRKFPFFCSDREYIIGRRIWESGRLYYCVTKGVPCSSVPRRNKPRRVDLYYSSWCIRAVESKRGDGELTACEVMLFHHEDMGIPWEIAKLGVRQGMWGAVKKLEPGLRAYQKHRASAAPLSRSAFMAQINTKVSADYLRSLETSISDSSEIEIRETSEKPAGHNVPKFLVIGGAVALACTLERGLLTKALIFGVARKFAIRRRS